One Ammospiza caudacuta isolate bAmmCau1 chromosome 11, bAmmCau1.pri, whole genome shotgun sequence genomic window carries:
- the LOC131562725 gene encoding LOW QUALITY PROTEIN: aquaporin-12-like (The sequence of the model RefSeq protein was modified relative to this genomic sequence to represent the inferred CDS: inserted 1 base in 1 codon; deleted 3 bases in 3 codons): MKFFVPSGRAVSSGELLWLSGVNAGAEGSVLVEITPGFAGTNSFVAAPAAVSPAAPVALALSHGGHTCGLPRPSQACRAVPRLLLLGFIKRRCRSLLCSLPDSGPSTXFAMDGLNVSIVFFFLAFGLCQVLRWLSKRLLSPGTHGCLAREFAGSFQLCMSCLELRMLIDIGPWGGGFGLDVVLTLLFLLSAVHGASLDGASANPTVSLQEFLLLESSLAATGAKLLAQGVGAGMGWALTRLYWSWELTQLHFIQNLIAPECSSSIHTSLPHAAFLEGSCSFLLHLILLKLRQSHPLYRVPVLAATVTFLTYAAGPYTGAFFNPALATAITFHCSGSSFWAYIQVYWLGPLAGMLAALLLFQGNIPRLFQKNLLYSQKSKYKVPKAKVTAQVEGDKPQKKRKGGKSNAETHA, translated from the exons atgaaGTTTTTTGTTCCTTCTGGAAGAGCTGtcagctctggggagctgctgtgg ctcTCAGGTGTGAATGCCGGGGCTGAGGGCTCAGTG CTGGTGGAGATAACACCAGGATTTGCTGGGACaaacagctttgtggctgctccagctgctgtgagtccagcagct cctgtggcactgGCATTGTCCCATGGGGGCCACACGTGTGGCCTTCCCAGGCCTTCCCAGGCCTGTCGGGCTGTGCCACGTTTGCTTTTGCTTGGCTTTATAAAGAGGAGGTGCaggagcctcctttgctccttGCCAGACtctggccccagca gcttcGCTATGGATGGCTTGAATGTCtccattgtttttttcttcctggcttttgggctgtgccaggtgctcAGGTGGCTTTCCAAGAGGCTGCTGTCCCCGGGGACACATGGCTGCCTTGCCAGGGAATTTGCTGGCTCCTTCCAGCTGTGCATGagctgcctggagctgaggaTGCTGATAGACATCGGCCCCTGGGGTGGCGGCTTTGGCCTGGACGTGGTCCTgaccctcctcttcctcctctccgCTGTCCACGGCGCCTCTTTGGATGGAGCATCTGCCAACCCAACGGTGtccctgcaggaattcctgctcctggagtcCAGCCTGGCAGCCACGGGGGCCAAGCTGCTGGCCCAGGGTGTgggtgcagggatgggctgggctcTCACCCGGCTCTACTGGTCCTGGGAGCTGACACAGCTGCACTTCATCCAGAACCTCATTGCTCCCGAGTGCAGCTCCTCCATCCACACCTCCCTGCCCCATGCTGCCTTCCTGGagggctcctgctccttcctgctccacCTCATCCTCCTCAAGCTGCGACAGAGCCACCCCCTGTACCgggtccctgtgctggcagccacTGTCACTTTCCTGACCTACGCAG CCGGACCGTACACGGGGGCCTTCTTCAACCCTGCCCTGGCCACAGCCATCACCTTCCACTGCTCGGGGAGCAGCTTCTGGGCCTACATCCAGGTCTACTGGCTGGGGCCCCTCGCAG GGATGCTCgctgctctcctgctgttcCAGGGCAACATCCCACGCCTCTTCCAGAAAAACCTCCTCTACAGCCAGAAAAGCAAATACAAGGTGCCCAAGGCAAAGGTGACAGCGCAGGTGGAGGGTGACAAACCAcagaagaagaggaaaggagggaagagCAACGCGGAGACCCATGCCTGA
- the LOC131562668 gene encoding galactose-3-O-sulfotransferase 2-like has product MLKFKRYLITKLSAIYRCQPGRLWISFSLLVLLLVTLQVVEKLQPLGSCQCELERDLQQTTGHELSSALHSPDLLWEDDSPQGQGETEPAPASTEDVFRMHLVTADLSEDVTSKFIIFANRLSTEEQRGMSLPGMVQVEAEDSYKTALQTGFLPGWTEAFKIQEVTAGEVRQARGVTSQGKTCKPKTDIVFLKVHKSASSTVMNILFRFGEMHNLTFAFPKGGGFQLYYPHHFLAKFVQGFSPLSPRRFNILCHHMRFLQPEVQKVVPSSAVYFSILRNPVQLMESSFVYYKGASAFSRVRSLEEFLSQPWRYYDPASGDRHYARNLMTFDFGFNPDGDASPERVQLMLKAIEASFDFLLISEYFDESMVLLKEMLCWDLDSVVSFPLNSRDSSTKSPLPDSVVEKLKAWNRLDWEIYTHFNRTFWERLDRLIGRERLRREVRALRQRQAELARACLQGTGSVGPKDIKDSSLRPLQHGGARILGYNLKQGLPRELERTCRRLVTPELQYSSLLYKKQFPPPPAPESPRPAASPAGAHPKLRAPGPLPPQLHPPQRPEPARN; this is encoded by the exons ATGCTGAAATTCAAGAGGTATTTGATCAC GAAGCTGAGTGCAATCTACAGGTGCCAGCCAGGTCGGCTCTGGATCTCCTTCAgcctcctcgtcctcctcctgGTCACACTTCAGGTtgtggagaagctgcagcctcTTGG GAGCTGCCAGTGTGAGCTGGAGCGGGACCTGCAGCAGACCACGGGCCatgagctcagctctgccctgcacagccctgaccTGCTGTGGGAGGATGACTCCCCTCAGGGGCAAGGGGAAACTGAGCCAGCCCCTGCCTCGACCGAGGATGTTTTCAGGATGCACCT GGTCACTGCAGATTTGTCAGAAGATGTCACCAGCAAGTTCATCATCTTTGCAAacaggctgagcacagaggagcagaggggaaTGTCCCTACCTGGAATGGTGCAAGTGGAG gcagaggattCTTAcaaaacagccctgcagacaggaTTTCTCCCAGGCTGGACAGAAGCCTTTAAGATCCAGGAGGTAACAGCTGGAGAAGTCCGGCAGGCCAGAGGAGTCACCTCTCAAGGGAAGACGTGCAAGCCCAAGACTGACATTGTTTTCCTGAAGGTCCACAAGAGCGCCAGCAGCACGGTCATGAACATCCTGTTCCGCTTTGGGGAGATGCACAACCTCACCTTCGCCTTCCCCAAGGGCGGGGGCTTCCAGCTCTACTACCCCCACCACTTCCTGGCCAAGTTCGTGCAGGGCTTCTCCCCTCTGAGCCCCCGGCGCTTCAACATCCTCTGCCACCACATGCgcttcctgcagccagag GTGCAGAAAGTGGTGCCCAGCTCCGCTGTATATTTCTCCATCCTGAGGAACCCCGTGCAGCTGATGGAGTCCTCCTTCGTGTACTACAAGGGCGCCTCGGCCTTCTCGCGCGTCCGCAGCCTGGAGGAGttcctcagccagccctggcgCTACTACGACCCCGCCAGCGGCGACCGCCACTACGCCAGGAACCTCATGACCTTTGACTTCGGCTTCAACCCCGACGGGGACGCGTCCCCCGAGCGGGTGCAGCTCATGCTGAAGGCCATCGAGGCGTCCTTCGACTTCCTGCTCATCTCCGAGTACTTTGACGAGTCCATGGTGCTGCTGAAGGAGATGCTGTGCTGGGACCTGGACAGCGTTGTCTCCTTCCCGCTcaacagcagggacagcagcaccaaGTCCCCGCTCCCGGACTCCGTCGTGGAGAAGCTGAAAGCCTGGAACAGGCTGGACTGGGAGATCTACACGCACTTTAACAGGACCTTCTGGGAAAGGCTCGACCGCCTCATCGGCCGGGAGCGGCTGCGGCGGGAGGTGAGGGCGCTGCGGCAGCGGCAGGCGGAGCTGGCCCGAGCCTGCCTGCAGGGCACGGGCAGCGTGGGCCCCAAGGACATCAAGGACAGCTCCCTGCGGCCGCTGCAGCACGGCGGGGCCCGGATCCTGGGATATAACCTCAAGCAGGGCTTGCCTCGGGAGCTGGAGCGGACCTGCCGGCGGCTGGTCACGCCGGAGCTGCAGTACAGCAGCCTGCTCTACAAGAAGCAGTTccccccgccgccggcccccgAGAGCCCCCGGCCCGCTGCCTCACCGGCCGGAGCCCACCCGAAACTGAGAGCCCCCGGCCCgctgcctccccagctccatcctccgCAGCGGCCAGAGCCCGCCCGAAACTGA